TTCCGTTGCAAGCATTTCAATTGCCGGGTGATACTGTCTCGAATGCAGGAGCCACGACAGAGGGCCCGCAGGTGGAGGGAGACATCCATGAAACGCATCATGGTCATCGAGACCGAGGCGCGCGCCCGTCAGGCTTTGAAGTCAATTCTGGAAACCGCTGGCTATGAAGTGGTGGTGGCCGTCGATGGCGGTGACGCCCAATCAAGGCACAGCGCCCGTCCCGCCGATCTGGTCATCGCCGACGGCATCGACGATCCGCCGGTTGGTGCCCGGATTCTGGCGGTTCCCGGCGGTACCGACCAGCGCCGGGCCATGCTGTCGGAACGGTTGCGGCTGTCGGGGGCGCAGACCTTTCTGCCCAAGCCGTTCCGCCGTGACGACCTGTTGGACGCCGTCCGCTTGTCGTTGGCGTGAACAAAAATGCGGGAAGCGTGAAAAACTTGTTTCCCGCACTTGCACAGGGCTTAGGTTTTCTGTATAGAGGGCGCCTTCGATTTGCAAAGCAGGACGGCCATGAAGAACGACATTCATCCCGACTACCATGAGATCAACGTGGTGATGACGGACGGCACCGAATTCAAGACCCGTTCGACCATGGGCAAGGCCGGCGACACTCTGCGTCTGGATATTGATCCCAAGTCCCATCCGGCTTGGACCGGCGTGCATCGCATGGTGGATTCGGGCGGTCAGATCGCCAAGTTCAACAAGCGTTTCGCCAGCTTCGGCATCAAGTCGTAAGTCTTTAATCCGCTTGCGGTTTTCAGCCGCGCGGTGGTCGAAAAGAATGCCGTTGGATCCTTGATCCGACGGCATTTTTTCTGCTTTATGGTGGACTTCGCACCGCGAAGGCGGTACAGCAAGGCGGGGTAGGGAAGGCTCTCGAGCCGATTAGGCGGACGCGCGTTAACCATGATCATCGTCCACTACGAGGTGTATGTCCTCGAAGGCCGCGGATGGATGCTGCATGCGCGTTTTCCACGCATGGAGAGAGAGGGTGCCTTGGCCGAAGCCAAGGAATTGGAAAATACCCTGAAGATCAAGGTCAGGGTTGTCCGCGAGACCTACTACACCGACAACAACGCCTTCGAAGAAGCCGAAATCTATATCACCGGCGGTAAACTGTCGGACCGTACTCCAACCCCAGCCGCTGGCGGTAAATCCGGTGGTGGCGGGGGTGGGAGCGGGGGCGGTGCCGGGGCGCGCAGGCCGGTCGGCACGGTCAAGGCCGCAGCCGCCGTGGCCGCCATGCGCAAGACCGGGGGCGCCAAGGCGCGGACCAAGCCCAAAGCCAGCGAAGAAGAGGTTGCCCAGGCCCGCCAGTTGATCGGTCGGTTGCTGGCCATCGTCGCCTTTGCCCTGGCGGCGGCGTTGCTGGCCATCAAGGTCACCCCCAACGTCATTCTGATGCTGTGGAAGATGGGGTTCGGCATCAAGGTCGATGCCAATACCTACAGCCAGTTGCTGCTGGGGGTGTTTGCCCTGACCTTCCTGATGGTGGCCGTGCCTTTGGGCATGAAGTTCCTGCCGCGCAAGACCGCCATTCCCAAGTTCCGTGCCCCTAGTCTGGCTTTGGCCGGGGCAGGGGGCGGGGCGCCGACGGGCCGCGCGCCGATCAGTCAGGAGATGAAGAAATCCTTGGACAAGCTGGCCAAGGAAGCGGCGCAAGAAGGATTGTCGGCCAAGGACGATGACGACGACTTGCCGCCTTTGGACCTGGATTTGGACGCCGACAAGCCCATTGCCGCCGAGCCGGAAAAAGGCGTGGAGATGGCAGAGGAAAAAGCGGCACCGGGACAAAGCGTCGAAGCTCAGATGCCCAAGGTTTCCCGCTTTCTTGACGGAGCCATGGAGCAGTGTCGGCAAGAACGCATCACCATGGACAATTACAACAAGTTCGCCCTGCATCTGTACATGGCCGGCGCGGTCGAGGCCCTGGCCGAGTTCCGCAAACTGGGCGGCAAGGCGGTTGAACCGTTGATGCACGATGCGCTTGACGTCTTGGGCACCCGGGGCGAGAGCGCCAAGTCAT
This is a stretch of genomic DNA from Magnetospirillum gryphiswaldense MSR-1 v2. It encodes these proteins:
- the rpmE gene encoding 50S ribosomal protein L31; this encodes MKNDIHPDYHEINVVMTDGTEFKTRSTMGKAGDTLRLDIDPKSHPAWTGVHRMVDSGGQIAKFNKRFASFGIKS
- a CDS encoding response regulator, which translates into the protein MKRIMVIETEARARQALKSILETAGYEVVVAVDGGDAQSRHSARPADLVIADGIDDPPVGARILAVPGGTDQRRAMLSERLRLSGAQTFLPKPFRRDDLLDAVRLSLA
- a CDS encoding adenylate/guanylate cyclase domain-containing protein; translation: MIIVHYEVYVLEGRGWMLHARFPRMEREGALAEAKELENTLKIKVRVVRETYYTDNNAFEEAEIYITGGKLSDRTPTPAAGGKSGGGGGGSGGGAGARRPVGTVKAAAAVAAMRKTGGAKARTKPKASEEEVAQARQLIGRLLAIVAFALAAALLAIKVTPNVILMLWKMGFGIKVDANTYSQLLLGVFALTFLMVAVPLGMKFLPRKTAIPKFRAPSLALAGAGGGAPTGRAPISQEMKKSLDKLAKEAAQEGLSAKDDDDDLPPLDLDLDADKPIAAEPEKGVEMAEEKAAPGQSVEAQMPKVSRFLDGAMEQCRQERITMDNYNKFALHLYMAGAVEALAEFRKLGGKAVEPLMHDALDVLGTRGESAKSFHEKLPEYRREARYKTVIEAGHNAMGNYLLGDEMGAHISLRDVFREWNRKVDQKQGQMMTVLFTDMVDSTNMTQIRGDAAAQEIVRRHNLIVRNALSKFGGHEVKHTGDGIMASFLSAAGAIDAMIQVQRQVAEHNARMPNQTLHLRIGLNAGEPIQEEDDLFGSTVQLAARVCAATGTDEIYCTASVMELSGKPNSMFRSVGAKAVKGFRDPITMYDIVWR